The Prionailurus bengalensis isolate Pbe53 chromosome C2, Fcat_Pben_1.1_paternal_pri, whole genome shotgun sequence DNA segment ATTAGTATCAACTTTAGCCAGTATTTAAAATTTGATCATCACATACCCTTATATCAATATTTTTGAGTATCAATTATTGAAAGGAAAGTGTTAAGTATACAGATTAAAAATGGCAATTCTGTTGCCTGGGGAACCTTATATAAAAGTTAGGGAGATGGGAGCAAAAGGTTTCAATGTTTTggagaaagtagaatagaggcACACACAACCTGGCATATGAATACCGTTGAAGAATTAGTTACATATGGGTAGAAAAGTTGTGACCATCTAAACCAAGGAACTAAAGCTTAAGTCTGAGCCATATAAAGATACAAGGTAAAAATGTACATTATTGCTGTGGCGTGGAATCAGCCACGTGGAAATTAAGGTGATCAGGTTAGTTCCACCGAAATCTTACTTAAGGCTTCAAAAGCAGCAAACACTAAACTGCTGTATGGCGAGACTTTCAAATCCTACAGAAATAACGGCCTAGGCGATAATGACTTAGCAGTGAAGCACTACAAACCACTAAGGAAAAATCAGCATAAAGGATTAACTTGAGACCTTACAGCCTCAGAACTATACATAAGAGAAACaattcaaagaattattttttaaatgtgggttAAGAAGcattaaagtaatataaaaatataatataaaaaatactgaaCAAATAGGGCGGCTtggaaaaacaagaaacataCTGTAAGCAAATCCAAGttaaaaaacttctaaaaatgaaatttagggccattaaaattaaaacctcatTGGGCATGATAAATGGCAGATTACATACAACTACAGAGAAACTGAATGAACTGGAAAATAGATTAGTAACAATTATAGGAAATAAATGACACAAATATAAAGAGCAAGTGGAATTGGTGTCTTCTATAAAGATTGAAATCATGGAAGGTCCAGGAACTGATGCCTCATTCCATTTCAGTGGTATCGAAAAATATTTCAACTCTCATACTCTTACAGGTAGAATGAATTGTGTACTGGCCACATTTCGAGGCATTGCTTTGATGGTCTTATACTTCAAGTTGAAGTATAAAAATACACCAGCTATGAACGGAACATTAACAGATTTTAAGCTGTACCTCATCTGTTAAGTTCCCATGCCTGGAGAAGCTAATGCCAACTCATCATGTAATGCTCAATTAGTATGATAAATTATGcgccttgaaaaaaaatataaaacagaaatatagaGACGCAAAGAAATGCACTCATTcaagagaagac contains these protein-coding regions:
- the LOC122491027 gene encoding ATP synthase membrane subunit K, mitochondrial-like → MEGPGTDASFHFSGIEKYFNSHTLTGRMNCVLATFRGIALMVLYFKLKYKNTPAMNGTLTDFKLYLIC